From the Clostridiales bacterium FE2011 genome, one window contains:
- a CDS encoding major capsid protein — MPDNFNLFSTGVMTKAVELMPRTYTFLSDTFAKEGEVYEDDNVMYDYRRGTETGLAPFVVPGTGGVAVNRDPFEMRRIAFTTLAPEIPLTLADVSTRQFGETVMGGKTPEQRQKQVLARDLTKLRGMNQNSRNWLIREVMLKGKMEIRRYTKNGREKEPSMVADFGFQNIYVPATAWNQPGAKINYDMEKAFDIVYDGLGDVDIMVMGAGVFEAMSENSDYLKKLDMDHVYMGEIATKYAGQGVRYRGSNSDGVKMVSYSGHFVNFDRRVEYYIPEGYILMGSSSNKPLTIHHGPINDFVGQDETAKIKTYIKKEVAFRKGGASTESITTRLVSSPTVVPDNIGAWCLMKVLG; from the coding sequence ATGCCTGATAACTTCAACCTTTTTTCCACGGGCGTAATGACCAAGGCCGTGGAACTGATGCCGCGGACATACACCTTTCTGAGTGACACCTTTGCCAAGGAAGGCGAGGTATACGAGGATGATAATGTCATGTATGATTACCGGCGCGGTACGGAAACCGGCCTGGCTCCCTTTGTTGTGCCCGGCACCGGCGGCGTGGCCGTGAACCGCGATCCCTTCGAGATGCGCCGGATCGCTTTCACTACGCTGGCGCCGGAAATCCCGCTGACACTGGCGGATGTTTCCACACGGCAGTTTGGCGAAACCGTGATGGGCGGGAAAACACCGGAGCAGCGGCAGAAACAGGTGCTTGCCCGCGATCTGACGAAGCTGCGCGGCATGAACCAGAACAGCCGGAACTGGCTGATCCGTGAAGTAATGCTGAAAGGCAAAATGGAAATCCGCCGGTACACCAAGAATGGCCGCGAAAAAGAGCCGTCCATGGTGGCGGACTTCGGTTTCCAGAATATCTACGTTCCGGCTACCGCGTGGAACCAGCCGGGAGCCAAGATCAACTACGATATGGAAAAAGCTTTCGATATCGTATATGACGGCCTGGGCGACGTGGATATCATGGTCATGGGCGCGGGTGTGTTCGAGGCGATGAGTGAGAACAGCGACTACCTGAAAAAGCTGGACATGGACCATGTGTACATGGGCGAGATCGCGACCAAGTATGCCGGTCAGGGCGTCCGGTACCGGGGCAGCAACTCCGACGGCGTGAAGATGGTCAGCTATTCCGGCCATTTTGTGAACTTCGACCGGCGGGTTGAGTATTACATCCCGGAAGGCTACATCCTGATGGGTTCCAGCAGCAACAAACCGCTGACCATTCATCACGGCCCGATCAATGACTTTGTCGGCCAGGATGAAACCGCGAAGATCAAGACCTACATCAAGAAAGAAGTCGCCTTCCGCAAGGGCGGCGCGAGCACGGAGTCCATTACCACCCGGCTGGTTTCCAGCCCGACCGTTGTGCCGGACAATATCGGCGCATGGTGCCTGATGAAGGTGCTGGGATAA
- a CDS encoding phage major tail tube protein yields the protein MPKRVYCNVEKHRLIDNKKEIEDVTKIGLPTIAHPTTEVKSSGMAMDVSMPDTTHLNAMEFTIYHNNGVNCPLLAQPGKHTIEARTARQRYDVQKGDIKHESVKYRVVGVHVSTEKGDIETGNPYGSTEKYSVLRYEEEVDGKVTVIADAMAGLIKFNGKNCTSDVDNLLK from the coding sequence ATGCCCAAGAGAGTATACTGCAATGTCGAAAAGCACCGGCTGATCGACAACAAGAAGGAAATTGAGGATGTGACCAAAATCGGTCTGCCCACGATTGCGCACCCCACAACGGAGGTAAAGAGTTCCGGTATGGCAATGGATGTTTCCATGCCGGACACCACCCACCTGAACGCGATGGAGTTCACAATCTACCACAACAACGGCGTGAATTGCCCGCTGCTGGCTCAGCCCGGCAAGCACACCATTGAGGCACGTACTGCCCGGCAGCGGTATGACGTGCAGAAGGGCGATATCAAGCACGAGAGCGTGAAATACCGCGTGGTGGGTGTGCATGTATCGACCGAGAAGGGCGATATTGAAACGGGCAACCCCTATGGCAGCACCGAAAAGTATTCCGTGCTGCGGTATGAGGAAGAGGTTGACGGAAAGGTGACGGTGATCGCGGACGCGATGGCCGGACTGATCAAGTTCAACGGAAAGAACTGCACATCCGATGTGGATAATCTGCTGAAGTAA